The Streptomyces sp. NBC_00224 genome contains the following window.
ACGCCGGTTCGGGGTTGAGCCAGTAGACCCGGCGGGCGCGCTCCGCGATGCGGCGCAGGGCGGGCAGGTTCGGGTCGGCCATGTTGGTGCGCGCGTCCCCCAGGACGAAGACGGCGGTGCGCGGGCCGACCGCGTCGAGGTAGCGCTCGGCGAACTCCCCGAGCGAGGTGCCGTAGTCGCTGCTGCCGTGCCAGCCGGTCACCGCTGCCTCGCCGGCGATGCGGTCACCGAGGCCCGCCGGGTCCGCCGCCCCCTTGCGCAGCAGCCCGGTGACCTCGTCCACGCGGTTGACGAACGCGAACACCCGCACCTTGCTGAACTGGTCGTGGAGCGCCTGGACGAGCAGCATCGTGAAGTTCGCGAAACCCGCGACCGAGCCGGAGACGTCGCAGAGCAGCACCAGCTCGGGACGTACGGGACGGCGGCGGCGCAGCACCGGGCGCATGGGGACGCCGCCGGTCGACAGTGAGCCGCGCAGGGTGCGGCGCAGATCGATCCGCCCGCGGGCCGCGCGGCGGCGCCGCGCCGCGAGCCGGGTGGCCAGTTTGCGCGCCAGCGGATGCACCGACCTGCGCAGCTCGTCGAGTTGGGCGCGGCCCGCCACGAGGAAGTCGACCCGGTCGGCGGTGGGCCGCAGGGCCCGGCGCGCGATCTCGTCGGCGCCGCGCCGCTCCGCGACCCGGCGGCGCGCCTCGGTGCCCACCCGCTCGCGGAACCCCTGGATACGGCGGCGGATCTCGTCGTCGGTCAGCCGGTCGGTAAAGGCGGCGCTCAAGGAGTCCTGGGCGAGCGTGGCCCGTACCCGCGCGAGCAGCGTCTGGGGCCGCAGCCGGTCGAGCGTCTGGTGCGCGGAGAAGCCGTCCGAGCCGGGTGAGGCGCCGTATCCGCCGAGGCTGTCCACCGCCTCGGCCGCCAACTGCCCGAGCGCCGCCTGGTCGTTGGCGGCGAGCGCGGCGGCGAGCCGCTCGCGCAGGTCCGCCGTGTCGCCGCCCGGCGTGGCCGGTGCGCCGACGCGGAGCGGGAAGTACAGGTCGAAGACGGGGTCGAAGACCGCCCGCTGGCCTTCGTGGTGGAGCAGCGCCGCGGCCAGCCCCTCCCGCATCCGCTCGCGGTCGCCGAAGCCGAGGACCTCCAGGGCGGCCGCGGCGTCGACGGTCTCGCCCGGGCCGATCCGCAGCCCGTGCGTCCGCAGCGTCCGGACCAGCTCGGTGAGCCGGTCGGGGAGCGCGGTCACACGGCGTCCAGGTCGAGTTTGGCGGCGGCCTTCAGCATGTCGTCCTGGTGCTTGAGCAGCACGCCGAGGCTGTCGCGCACGACGTTCTCGTCGAGGGTGGCGGCGCCGAGCGCGAGCAGCGTACGGGCCCAGTCGACCGTCTCCGAGACCGACGGCGCCTTGCGCAGGTCCATCGCCCGCAGCGCCCCGACCACCCGCACCACGGACGCGGCGAGCGCCTCGTCGAGCCCGGGCACCTTCATCCGTACGATCCGGCGCTCCAACTCCTCCTCGGGGAAGCCGATGTGGAGGAAGAGGCAGCGGCGGCGCAGGGCCTCGGAGAGCTCGCGGCTCGCGTTGGAGGTGAGCACCACGAACGGGCGGCGCGTCGCCGTGATCGTGCCCAGCTCCGGCACGGTGACCTGGAAGTCGCTGAGGACCTCCAGGAGCAGCCCCTCGACCTCCACGTCCGCCTTGTCGATCTCGTCGATCAGAAGGACCTTGGGGTCGCTGCCGCGAATGGCCGTGAGCAGGGGGCGGGAGAGCAGGAACTCCTCGCCGAAGATGTCCGTGCGGGTCTCGTCCCACGACTCGTCGCGGCCCGCGGTGATGCGCAGCAGCTGCTTGGCGTGGTTCCACTCGTACAGCGCGCGGGACTCGTCGACGCCTTCGTAGCACTGGAGCCGGATGAGCTCGGCGCCCGCGACCTGGGCGACCGCCTTGGCCAGCTCCGTCTTGCCGACGCCCGCCGGGCCCTCGACGAGCAGCGGCTTGCCGAGCCGGTCGGCGAGGAAGACGGTGGTGGCGACGGCCTGGGACGCCAGATAGCCGGTCTCGGCGAGGCGCGCGGAGACATCGTCCACGGACGTGAAGTACCCGGTCGTCATGGGGCGTTCTCCTGGTCTCCCGCGCGGCGGAGCGGCTTCGCGGCGCGCTCGTACGTGATGTCGTACGTACTTGATCAGCTCCCTGGGCCGGTCCACAACGGGGAGGCGCGGTTTGCGGCGAAGGTCACGGTCCCGCGAGAGCGGGCGTCAGTGTGTGGCGCGGCGGGTGGTCAGCAGCAGCGCGATGTCGTCCGGGCGGTCCGTGGCCTGGCGGGCCTCCTCGATGAGCAGGTCCGCGGTGCCGCCAAGGGAGGGGCCGGTGCGGCGGGTGGGGGTGGCGGCGCGGGACAGGGCCGCGCGGAGCCGCTCGATGCCCTCGTCGATGTCCGTGCCCGGCCGCTCGACCAGCCCGTCGGTGTACAGGGCGAGCACCGCCCCCGGCTCCAGGCGCAGGTCCACCACCGGGTACACGGCGTCCGGGGCCACCCCGAGCACCACGCCGCCGGGCAGGTCCAGGACCTCGGTGCGGCCGTCGGGGTGGCGCAGCAGCGGCTGCGGGTGTCCGGCGCGGGCGGCCCGGGCCGCGCCGGTGAGCGGGTCGAGCCGGATGTAGCAGCAGCTGGCGAACTGGCCCGGGTCGAGGTCGATGAGCAGCCGGTTGGTGCCGCTCATGACCTCCTCGGGCGGATGCCCGCCGAGCGCGAAGGCCCTTACCGCGCTGCGCAGTTGACCCATGGTGGCCGCGGCCTGCACCCCGTGTCCCTGGACGTCGCCGATGACCAGGGCGAGGCCGTCCCCGGCCTCGACCACGTCGTACCAGTCGCCGCCCACGTCCATGCCCTGGGTGCCGGGCAGATACCGTGCCGCCGTCTCCACCCGGGGGTGTACGGGAAGGCGGTGGGGGAGCAGGGCCGCCTGGAGGCCGCGGGCGAGGGCGGCCTCCGTGTCGTAGCGCTGGGCCCGCTCCAGGGCCTGGGCGACGAGCCCGGCGAGCGCGGTGAGGACCGTGCGCTCCTGCGGGCTGAACCCGCGCGGCCGGTCGAAGCCGAGGATGCAGGAGCCGACCGGCCGTCCGGAGGCGATCAGCGGCAGGAAGGCGCGGGCGCCCTCCTCGGCGTCGAGGGCGATGCCGGGATAGGCCGCCGCGAGCTGCTGCATGGACTCGAAGAAGAGCGGGCGGCCACTGGTGAGCGTCTCGACGCCGGGCAGCCGTACGTCGAGCGCGACGCCGTCGAAGGGGTCGAGGAAGCCTTTGGGGAAGCCGCTCTCCCAGGCGAGGTAGAGGTGCCGGTCCTGGAGCAGATAGATGGCGAGGCGACGGCCGCCGAACGCCGGGAGCAGCTCCTGCATCACCACGGCGGAGACCTGGCGGGCGGTGACCGCCTCGCTCAGTGCCAGGGCGAGGAAGACGGGCGGGTAGAGGGCGTCCGTCCCGTTCGCCGCCGCGGCGGGCGCCGCCGGGTCGTCGGCGAGCGCCGCCGGGGCCGTCAGCGGCCCGAACGGCGGGTCGCCGCGCTCCTGCCCGGCGGGGGCGGCGCCGCCGGGCAGGGAGGCGGCCTTGGCGGCGTCCGCGTCCCGGCCCAGCGGGACCGCGGTGAACGTCAGACCGTTCGGGCCCGGGTAGACCGACAGCGAGAGCCGGTCGCCGTACCGCTCCCCGGACCCCGGCCCCTCACCGGGCGTCGGCGGGCGTCTGACCTGGAAGTGCACGGGGTCCCTCGACAGCAGCGCGCCGCGCAGATGGTCCTCGTACGCGGGCTGCTCCAGCCACGGCACCGCGTGCCACAGGGAACGCCCGAGCAGTTCGGCGGGCGGGTGGCCGAGGAGCAGGGCGGCGCGCGGGTTGACGTAGCTGAACAGCCCGAGGCGGTCCAGTGTGAACACGCCCTCGGGGAGCAGATCGGCCGCGCCGTCCCCGGGAGTGCCGCGGCCCGCGTGCCCCGGTGGAGCGCCGTCGGCCGGGGGCCGTACGCACAGCGGCTCGCCGTCCCAGACGATCCCGGGGCCGTCCTCCTCCAGTTCGAGGAGGGCGGCGCCCAGGCCCTGTGCCGCCTCTGTGAGGCGGTCGCGGTCCAGCGGTGCCGAGGAGGCGTCCGGTGTCGCGGGGCGCAGCACGCTGAGGACTCCGTACGCCGTCGAGGCCCCCACCACGGGCACGTACACCGAGCCGAACCGGAACGGCAGCCCGGCCGCCAGCTGGGGGTAGCGGCGCATGGTCTCGGTGGGGTCGGCGAGCTGGATCTCGACGCCCAGGCGGTGGGCGTCGGCCACCGGGAACGGCCGGTCCACGTGCATGCGCCACCAAGGGCGGAACAGCGGTCCGGGCAGCCCGGAGAGCACGGCGAGCCGCAGCAGCCCGGGCGTGCTGGAGCGCAGGTACACGCCTCCCACGTGGCCGCCGACGGCGCGCATGGCCTCCGCCACGGCCCCGGTGAGCAGTGCGGTCAGTCTGCCCGGCGCCCAGTGCTGGTTCTCGGCGCTCTCAGTCATCGGTCTGCCCTCGTCCGCGTGCCGCGCGGTAGGTGATACAGCCAGAATGCGCCCCGGGGCCGGTGGCCCGCACCTCGTGGGCGGCGCGCAGGTGGTCAGGGGGCGGCGCGGGCCGAGGATCCTCCCCGCGCCTCCCCGAACGTACGGCGGTAGGCGCCCGGTGTCGTCCCGAGCGCGGTGCGGAAGCGGCGTCGGAGGTTGACGGCGGAGGCGAGGCCGACGCGCGCGGCGATGGCCTCGACCGGCAGGTCGGTCTCCTCCAGGAGGACCCGCGCCGCGTCGACGCGCCGGCGCAGCAGCCACTGGCCGGGGCTGACGCCGAGCTGGTCGGTGAAGCGCCGGGCGAGGGTACGGCCGGAGAGCCCCGCGTGGGCGGCGAGCCGGTCGAGGGTGAGCGGGGTGTGCAGGCGCGCGTCGGCCCATTCGAGCAGCGGCGCCAGTGACGCGTCGGCGGTCCGGGCGGGCACGGGCAGGGCCGCGTACTGGAGTTGGCTGCCCTCGCGGTGCGGCGGCAGGACCATGCTGCGGGCGATCCGGGCGGCGTGGGCCGCACCTTGGTCGCTCCGCACGAGGTGCAGACACAGGTCGATCCCGGCGCCGCCCCCGGCGCTGGTGGCCACGTCGCCGTGGTCGACGTACAGGACGTCCGGGTCGACCTCGACCTCGGGGTACTCGGCGGCGAGCCGGTCGGTGCGCAGCCAGTGGGTGGTGGCGCGGCGGCCGTCCAACAGCCCGGCGCGGGCGAGGACGAAGGCGCCCGTGCAGATGGACACGATCCGGGCGCCGCGCAGGTGGGCGGCCCGCAGGGCGTCCAGGACGGCCGTCGGCACGGCCCCGCCGACCGGCTGCCAGCCGGGCACGACCACGGTGTCCGCCGTCCGAAGGGCGTCGAGCCCGGCCTCGACGAACATCGCGCAGCCGACGGTGACCGGTACCGGCCCGGGCCGCTCGGTGCACACCTCGAAGGCGTACGCCTCGGGGAGGTCCGGGCGTACGGTCCCGAAGACCTCGGCGGCGCAGGCGAGTTCGAAGGGCGACTGCGGCGGGTTGATCAGGGCCACGACACGGTGACGGTCCATGGCAGGAATGTACCCGCAGATGTCTTTCTGGACTCTCGGGGAGCGGCTCCGGTGTGATCCACAGTGGGGCCATGAGCGAGATCACTGGAACAGGACCGCTGAAGACCGTCGTGCACGTCGAGGAGGTGGAGCAGGTCGAGGTCGCCCCCGGGATCGTCAGCCGCAAAGTGGGGATCACCGGGCACGCGCGCGGCTGGCTGGTCGACTTCGCACCGGGCAGCGAGTGGCCCGAGATCGACGTCCACGCCACCGAGGAGCGCTACTACGTGCTCAGTGGGGAGGTGATCGAGGGGGAGGAGCGCCACGGCGCCGGTACCTATGTGGTGTTCGCGCCCGGCAGCCGCCACCGGCCGCGCAGCGAGAGCGGCGCGCGGTTGCTCGGCATCACGGTGCTCTGACACCTGCCCGCGGACACCCGAGTGGGCCGGAAGGCGACCCGCCTTCCGGCCCACTCACACCTGTGCGCCGGACAGGCCCTAGCTCTGCGCGTGCCCGCTCGCCAGCGGCCACTCGCGGTGGAGGGCGCCCAGCGGGATACGGCGCTCGATGACCGGCGTGCCGAACAGGGACAGCTGGAAGTGCAGCTGCCCGCTCAGGTCGAAGCCGCCGTAGACGGCCCAGGCACCGGACACGGACGCCTTGCCGTCGGTCGACGCGGTCGCCTTGGCGTCGGCCTCGCCGCGCAGATAGGGGGCGAAGTCGGCGCTGACGCCGACGGCTCCGTACAGACCGACGGAGGCCTCGGCGCCGAGGGCGCCCTTGACGCGCCCGGCCGCGGCGACGGTGGCCGTCACCGGCGAGCTGTGCACGGCGGAGGTGCTGACCGGGGTCCAGCCCTTGCCGGACGCGTAGCTGCCGCCGACGCGGAAGTCGCCCTTGACGTCCTGCTGGACGTCGAGCGTGACATGGCCGTCGGCCTCGACCTGGACGTAGCAGGTCAGGTCGAGGTTGACGACGACGGGGACCGGGCCGACCTGGATGACGGGCGTGCTGTGCAGCTTGGCGAAGGGAATGCGCTTGGGCGCGCCGGTGCTCGCGGCGGCGCGGCCCTTGAGCGCCCACTGAGAGGACCAGTCGCCGCTCATGCCGAGGAACGCGGAGCGCGGCCCGAAGCCGCCGGAGCTGCCGTCGTACGAGAACTCGACCTCGGGGGCAAGCTGGACGAAGCCGGAGACCGAGGCGCCGGCCGAGGCGGGGGCGTCCTTGGCGGTGTCCACCGCGGCGTTCACGTCCAGGCGCAGATTGCCGAGCGGCAGCTTGGCGCCCTTGGGCCCGAAGTTGAGGCCCTTGCTCTTGGCCCAGGAGAAGGTGACGCCCTTCATCAGGGGCTCGACCTTGACCGAGGACGGGTCGACCGGGACCTTGCCGTCGGCCTTGTCGTCCTTGAGGACCGAGGCCAGCGTCGTGGAGGCGGTCTTCACCTCGGTGCCGCTCGCGGTCTTCCCGACGACCTCGGTGACCTTGGCGAGCAGTCCGTTGGGGGCGCCCGGCGCCGGAGCGCTGGCGATGACGTCGCCGACGGCGACGGGCTTGTCGGGCGCGGGGGAGTGGCTGGGGGCGGTGGTGTGCCGCTGCGGGGCGGTGGATATGACGGCTCGTCGGCTCGTCTTGTCGTAGGAGGCGACCTTCAGCGAGGACTTCTCCGGCCGGCCCTTGCCCGTACGGGTGCGGGCCACGGCCGTCGGCGCGGACGCCTCCTGCGGCGCTGCGGCCACGTCGAGCCGCTGCGTGTCGTCGGCGGCCGCCGCGGTGGTGGCGGTGCTGCCCGGCTGGGCCGCACTGCTGTGCCCGGTCGAGGAGCAGCCGGTGGCGGCGAGGGCCAGGGTGGCCAGGCCGGGCACCAGGAGGCGTGTGGTGAACGTGCGCACGTAGATGTGACCTTCGGATGGGAGGAGGGGGGTCGTTACTCGGGAGTAACGCGAAGGCCGATCATGTCATGTGCGCCCGGCGCCAGTCACCTTGACGGCCCGCCAACTCACGTGTGCCACAGGACGGTTGAAGCTTCATTTACGTGGGTGGGTGTGGCGCACCCGTGGGTGGGGGCGGTGCATACGTCGGTGGGGGCGGTTCGGGGTGCCGGGAGCAACCCCCGACCGCCCCCACTCCTGCGTCAGGCGTTCTCCGCGAACGCGTCGACCCCGGTCAGCTCGGCGGAGAGCCGCCACAGCCGTGCGGCCTGCTCGGGGTCCGTCGCGTGCGCGCTGACACCGGTGGTGAGTTCGTCGCGCGGCACCTCGCCGTCGACGAGGCCGTTGTCGCCCGGGCCGCCCGCGGGCTCGGCGATGTCGCAGTCCTCGCAGTAGACACCGCCCAGGCCCGCCAGTTGAGGGGAGGTGGCCGCCCAGACCTGGGTGGCCGCACCCTGCTCCGGCGTCTTGAACGAGTCGGCCACGTTGCCCTCCTCGTCGACCCACCCCGCGTCGATCATCTCCTCGCGCGAGACGTGGCGCGTCAAAGGCGTCAGGATCTCGCCGGGGTGCAGCGCGAACGCCCGCACCCCCGCGTCCCGCCCCCGTGCGTCGAGGTGGACGGCGAAGAGCACGTTGGCCGTCTTGGCCTGCCCGTACGCCAGCCACTTGTCGTAGCCCCGGGCGAAGTGCACGTCGTCCCAGCGGATGCCGGAGAGCTGGTGGCCCCGCGAGGACACCGCCACCACCCGCGCCCCGCCCGCCGCCAGCGCCGGCCAGAGGTGGTTGACGAGGGCGAAGTGGCCGAGGTGGTTGGTCGCGAACTGCGCCTCCCAGCCCGGCCCGACCCGGGTTTCGGGGCAGGCCATCACCCCGGCGTTGTCGACCATGATGTCGATGCCCCGGCCCGACGCGAGGAAGCGGTCGGCGAAGGCGCGGACGCTGTCGAGGTCGGAGAGGTCCAGGGTGTCG
Protein-coding sequences here:
- a CDS encoding SpoIIE family protein phosphatase — translated: MTESAENQHWAPGRLTALLTGAVAEAMRAVGGHVGGVYLRSSTPGLLRLAVLSGLPGPLFRPWWRMHVDRPFPVADAHRLGVEIQLADPTETMRRYPQLAAGLPFRFGSVYVPVVGASTAYGVLSVLRPATPDASSAPLDRDRLTEAAQGLGAALLELEEDGPGIVWDGEPLCVRPPADGAPPGHAGRGTPGDGAADLLPEGVFTLDRLGLFSYVNPRAALLLGHPPAELLGRSLWHAVPWLEQPAYEDHLRGALLSRDPVHFQVRRPPTPGEGPGSGERYGDRLSLSVYPGPNGLTFTAVPLGRDADAAKAASLPGGAAPAGQERGDPPFGPLTAPAALADDPAAPAAAANGTDALYPPVFLALALSEAVTARQVSAVVMQELLPAFGGRRLAIYLLQDRHLYLAWESGFPKGFLDPFDGVALDVRLPGVETLTSGRPLFFESMQQLAAAYPGIALDAEEGARAFLPLIASGRPVGSCILGFDRPRGFSPQERTVLTALAGLVAQALERAQRYDTEAALARGLQAALLPHRLPVHPRVETAARYLPGTQGMDVGGDWYDVVEAGDGLALVIGDVQGHGVQAAATMGQLRSAVRAFALGGHPPEEVMSGTNRLLIDLDPGQFASCCYIRLDPLTGAARAARAGHPQPLLRHPDGRTEVLDLPGGVVLGVAPDAVYPVVDLRLEPGAVLALYTDGLVERPGTDIDEGIERLRAALSRAATPTRRTGPSLGGTADLLIEEARQATDRPDDIALLLTTRRATH
- a CDS encoding SDR family NAD(P)-dependent oxidoreductase, producing MTTRTTSHTASHTASHPTRTTSTPPTTTPQRRTGSGHGPRSTAQEVLEGVDLTGKLAVVTGGYSGLGLETTRALAAAGAHVVVPARRRAAAQEALAGLTGADGGVGPAIEVDTLDLSDLDSVRAFADRFLASGRGIDIMVDNAGVMACPETRVGPGWEAQFATNHLGHFALVNHLWPALAAGGARVVAVSSRGHQLSGIRWDDVHFARGYDKWLAYGQAKTANVLFAVHLDARGRDAGVRAFALHPGEILTPLTRHVSREEMIDAGWVDEEGNVADSFKTPEQGAATQVWAATSPQLAGLGGVYCEDCDIAEPAGGPGDNGLVDGEVPRDELTTGVSAHATDPEQAARLWRLSAELTGVDAFAENA
- a CDS encoding GlxA family transcriptional regulator, whose protein sequence is MDRHRVVALINPPQSPFELACAAEVFGTVRPDLPEAYAFEVCTERPGPVPVTVGCAMFVEAGLDALRTADTVVVPGWQPVGGAVPTAVLDALRAAHLRGARIVSICTGAFVLARAGLLDGRRATTHWLRTDRLAAEYPEVEVDPDVLYVDHGDVATSAGGGAGIDLCLHLVRSDQGAAHAARIARSMVLPPHREGSQLQYAALPVPARTADASLAPLLEWADARLHTPLTLDRLAAHAGLSGRTLARRFTDQLGVSPGQWLLRRRVDAARVLLEETDLPVEAIAARVGLASAVNLRRRFRTALGTTPGAYRRTFGEARGGSSARAAP
- a CDS encoding VWA domain-containing protein, giving the protein MTALPDRLTELVRTLRTHGLRIGPGETVDAAAALEVLGFGDRERMREGLAAALLHHEGQRAVFDPVFDLYFPLRVGAPATPGGDTADLRERLAAALAANDQAALGQLAAEAVDSLGGYGASPGSDGFSAHQTLDRLRPQTLLARVRATLAQDSLSAAFTDRLTDDEIRRRIQGFRERVGTEARRRVAERRGADEIARRALRPTADRVDFLVAGRAQLDELRRSVHPLARKLATRLAARRRRAARGRIDLRRTLRGSLSTGGVPMRPVLRRRRPVRPELVLLCDVSGSVAGFANFTMLLVQALHDQFSKVRVFAFVNRVDEVTGLLRKGAADPAGLGDRIAGEAAVTGWHGSSDYGTSLGEFAERYLDAVGPRTAVFVLGDARTNMADPNLPALRRIAERARRVYWLNPEPASQWSTGDSAALAYAQLVEMHVCRNAHQLGGLVAQLLPV
- a CDS encoding AAA family ATPase gives rise to the protein MTTGYFTSVDDVSARLAETGYLASQAVATTVFLADRLGKPLLVEGPAGVGKTELAKAVAQVAGAELIRLQCYEGVDESRALYEWNHAKQLLRITAGRDESWDETRTDIFGEEFLLSRPLLTAIRGSDPKVLLIDEIDKADVEVEGLLLEVLSDFQVTVPELGTITATRRPFVVLTSNASRELSEALRRRCLFLHIGFPEEELERRIVRMKVPGLDEALAASVVRVVGALRAMDLRKAPSVSETVDWARTLLALGAATLDENVVRDSLGVLLKHQDDMLKAAAKLDLDAV
- a CDS encoding cupin domain-containing protein, whose product is MSEITGTGPLKTVVHVEEVEQVEVAPGIVSRKVGITGHARGWLVDFAPGSEWPEIDVHATEERYYVLSGEVIEGEERHGAGTYVVFAPGSRHRPRSESGARLLGITVL